A window from Lachnoanaerobaculum umeaense encodes these proteins:
- a CDS encoding DUF1307 domain-containing protein has protein sequence MKKIQRIVAGLVVFTMIFGLAACSGKKDSEDKAPDKKIEKKADKKDRDDKTSDKKKEKKVGKKDKKDKTSDKKKDESEFKGEGEVIFTKPQKDDDARPMRRVRIYKYKDNKIISLEDKASIRLQPEGTEVTPENREIAQEVYIDERADVIKQVNGIDIETYLGDERYEQTTIYDYTVLDFDEYDKVIKELGMEPVDDEEKLLQMDIKAKALLENGYTKISESDFKGKGEKTYMDKEGGKFFSFSYDDNRITKITLSVEIAYSDTEYSSKEEAREGIENTIAELPQIKGVEYSAEYEDSYFIFTKSWDFVKGSFEEFEEEDPDFAFIEEDMYMTRMAGRAIYRGWIEK, from the coding sequence ATGAAAAAAATTCAAAGAATAGTAGCAGGTTTGGTAGTATTTACAATGATATTCGGTTTGGCTGCATGTTCAGGAAAGAAAGACAGTGAGGATAAGGCACCGGATAAAAAGATAGAAAAGAAGGCGGACAAGAAAGATAGAGATGATAAGACATCAGACAAAAAGAAAGAAAAGAAGGTAGGCAAGAAAGACAAAAAGGATAAGACATCAGATAAAAAGAAGGATGAGTCTGAGTTTAAAGGTGAGGGAGAGGTAATATTTACTAAGCCACAAAAAGATGATGATGCCAGACCAATGAGGAGGGTAAGGATATATAAATATAAAGATAATAAAATCATATCTTTGGAAGATAAGGCATCTATAAGGCTTCAGCCGGAAGGAACGGAAGTAACACCAGAAAATAGGGAGATTGCTCAGGAGGTATATATTGATGAACGTGCAGATGTAATAAAGCAAGTTAACGGTATTGATATTGAAACATATTTAGGAGATGAAAGATATGAACAGACTACAATATATGATTATACAGTGCTTGATTTTGATGAATATGATAAAGTAATAAAAGAACTTGGTATGGAACCGGTTGATGATGAAGAAAAATTACTTCAAATGGATATAAAAGCTAAGGCCTTACTGGAAAATGGCTATACTAAAATAAGCGAGAGTGATTTTAAAGGAAAAGGAGAAAAGACTTATATGGATAAAGAAGGTGGTAAATTCTTCAGTTTTTCATATGATGATAATAGAATTACAAAGATTACTCTCAGCGTTGAAATTGCATATTCAGATACAGAATATTCTTCTAAAGAAGAGGCAAGAGAAGGAATAGAAAATACAATAGCAGAATTGCCACAGATAAAGGGAGTAGAGTATAGTGCAGAGTATGAAGACAGCTATTTCATATTTACAAAGAGCTGGGATTTTGTAAAGGGCAGTTTTGAAGAATTTGAGGAAGAAGATCCTGACTTTGCATTTATCGAAGAAGATATGTATATGACACGTATGGCAGGCAGAGCTATTTATAGAGGTTGGATCGAAAAATAA
- a CDS encoding sensor histidine kinase, whose amino-acid sequence MQWNLIYAYEIVLFIVPTFILVWGSYNISILKSYNESLSKYRSYFVLSILCIVDMYVYGCFFRLKNIYGDSYNLISKQMIFVALILACVYYVQSNNKNKRDLSYASIVEAVDEFPGGLGFADNNGVPILINKKMHELIYEILNIPCIDVNHIWDLLTEKAKKDSYRPIFLGVVDSTNGIYYKLKGESIWCFRKSILKDESDSFVQIEAVDVSDLAGIANEISWDNEELKNQNKRIQQASIELENINIEKERYSAKVAVHGEFGEYILWLKQFLREDFDNGISESNIKGLEERWNRAVDMVKGIGTFSENADIEKELLKVGELIGCKIFFPKRKPYKKYGKLYYSAVREAMTNAVRHGKANELYVEIEEEWSQQKVTIWDNGTEEIKFQGEGNGLTSLRKLMKKEDAIMEIITEEVFKMVITFPYK is encoded by the coding sequence ATGCAGTGGAATTTAATATATGCATATGAAATAGTGCTTTTTATAGTACCAACATTTATTTTGGTATGGGGAAGCTATAATATTTCAATATTAAAGTCATATAATGAATCATTGAGTAAATACCGGTCATATTTTGTGCTTTCAATACTTTGTATAGTAGATATGTATGTATATGGATGCTTTTTTAGATTGAAAAACATATATGGAGATAGCTATAATTTGATTTCAAAGCAAATGATATTTGTAGCATTAATTTTAGCCTGCGTATATTATGTTCAAAGCAATAATAAAAATAAGAGAGATCTTAGTTATGCAAGTATTGTTGAAGCAGTAGATGAATTTCCCGGTGGTCTTGGTTTTGCAGATAATAATGGTGTACCTATATTGATCAATAAAAAAATGCATGAACTTATTTATGAAATTTTGAATATTCCATGCATTGATGTAAATCATATATGGGATTTATTGACTGAAAAAGCTAAAAAAGATAGTTATAGACCGATTTTTTTGGGTGTTGTAGACAGCACGAATGGGATATATTATAAGCTAAAAGGTGAAAGTATATGGTGTTTTAGAAAGAGTATATTGAAAGATGAAAGTGATAGCTTTGTCCAGATAGAAGCAGTGGATGTAAGTGATCTTGCCGGTATTGCAAATGAAATAAGTTGGGATAATGAGGAACTAAAAAATCAAAATAAAAGAATACAGCAAGCGAGCATTGAACTTGAAAATATAAATATAGAAAAGGAAAGGTATTCTGCAAAAGTAGCTGTACATGGTGAATTTGGAGAATATATACTTTGGCTAAAACAATTTTTGAGAGAAGACTTTGACAATGGAATCAGTGAATCTAACATAAAAGGTTTGGAAGAGAGATGGAATAGAGCTGTTGATATGGTCAAGGGTATAGGTACATTTTCTGAGAATGCCGATATTGAAAAGGAACTTTTGAAGGTAGGAGAGCTGATAGGATGTAAGATTTTCTTCCCTAAAAGAAAACCATATAAAAAATACGGGAAATTGTATTACAGTGCAGTAAGAGAAGCCATGACAAATGCTGTAAGACATGGTAAAGCTAATGAACTATATGTTGAAATAGAAGAAGAGTGGAGTCAACAAAAAGTAACTATATGGGATAATGGTACTGAAGAGATAAAATTTCAGGGAGAAGGTAATGGACTTACATCTCTTAGAAAACTTATGAAAAAAGAAGATGCTATAATGGAGATTATAACGGAAGAAGTATTTAAAATGGTAATTACATTTCCATATAAATAG
- a CDS encoding response regulator transcription factor, protein MINVLIVDDSRIARKMMEYELESMSGYNILTFIEDAQNAMPICMKCQVDLILMDVCTAGDSSGLVAADEIKKRFPQIKIIITTSMPEYTFIEKAKQAGCESFWYKDYGNVSLKDVIEKTMAGENVYPDKTPDVDIYGVPISKFTPAQLRVLRELAMGLSQEEVAKKLCLSRSVIKGHISHMCDKTNTSKTLQLVTEAIEKRVILPKY, encoded by the coding sequence ATGATAAATGTACTTATTGTGGATGATTCAAGAATTGCTAGAAAAATGATGGAATACGAGCTTGAGAGTATGAGTGGGTATAATATATTAACATTTATAGAAGATGCTCAAAATGCTATGCCTATATGTATGAAGTGTCAGGTGGATCTGATATTGATGGACGTATGTACTGCCGGAGACTCATCGGGTTTAGTGGCAGCGGACGAGATTAAAAAAAGATTTCCACAAATAAAGATTATTATTACAACATCAATGCCTGAATATACATTTATAGAGAAAGCAAAGCAAGCAGGTTGTGAAAGCTTTTGGTATAAGGATTATGGGAATGTAAGTTTGAAGGATGTCATAGAAAAAACTATGGCCGGAGAGAATGTATACCCTGATAAGACTCCAGATGTAGATATTTATGGGGTGCCAATAAGTAAATTTACACCGGCACAGCTTAGAGTACTTAGGGAACTGGCAATGGGACTTTCACAAGAGGAGGTTGCAAAGAAACTCTGTTTGTCGAGAAGCGTGATAAAAGGACATATAAGCCATATGTGTGATAAGACAAACACAAGCAAGACATTACAACTTGTGACTGAAGCCATTGAAAAAAGAGTGATATTGCCCAAATATTAG
- a CDS encoding RNHCP domain-containing protein, which translates to MSQEKFDLEEALKKLNDNPTVQKRNGTIKKKNPVKIEPDYRYEACNDSFPCANCGKMILPEGAGTHHRNHCPHCLSSIHVDIEPGDRKSDCKGIMEAISIWVKDKGEWAIIHRCKKCGKINTNRIAADDNPLLLMSMAVRPLASPPFPLHLLESFIKK; encoded by the coding sequence ATGAGTCAAGAAAAATTTGATTTAGAGGAGGCTCTAAAAAAACTGAATGATAATCCTACAGTGCAAAAAAGAAATGGTACTATAAAGAAGAAAAATCCTGTAAAAATAGAACCTGACTACCGATATGAAGCATGTAATGATTCTTTTCCATGTGCTAACTGTGGAAAAATGATCTTACCTGAGGGAGCAGGTACTCATCATAGGAATCATTGTCCCCACTGTCTCTCCTCTATCCATGTTGATATTGAGCCCGGCGATAGAAAGAGTGATTGCAAAGGCATTATGGAAGCTATATCTATTTGGGTAAAGGATAAAGGAGAATGGGCCATCATACATAGATGTAAAAAATGTGGAAAAATTAATACCAACAGAATCGCAGCAGATGACAATCCTCTACTTTTGATGTCAATGGCTGTAAGACCTTTAGCTTCACCACCATTTCCTCTACATCTATTAGAAAGTTTTATAAAAAAATAA
- a CDS encoding CAP domain-containing protein produces the protein MKKGIFVLATVLSMSMGLSMASYAGSWEHDSKGWWYLTDEYKYPVSQWKNIKDNWYYFNSRGYALIGWQWLDGKAYFFNDGSNKSFPYAAMLKNTKSPDGYDLNGEGAWTQNGVVMTKSGQAGLAVAQVIGGENPGERADLFLRLNEYRRSKGLPEMVVSNELMAAAQLRAGESAVSFAHTRPDGQDFYTVSNITDHYVGVSEILTMDNTSSTEIKITSFKNSPKHNELMLQSENFIENLPASTIYAGVGYYYSNGYYYVAMLFGHQK, from the coding sequence ATGAAAAAGGGAATATTTGTTTTAGCTACAGTTCTATCAATGAGTATGGGATTATCTATGGCTTCATATGCAGGAAGCTGGGAGCATGACTCAAAGGGCTGGTGGTATTTGACAGATGAATATAAGTATCCTGTTTCACAGTGGAAAAATATTAAGGATAACTGGTATTATTTTAATTCTAGAGGTTATGCATTGATAGGATGGCAGTGGCTGGACGGTAAGGCATATTTTTTTAATGATGGAAGCAATAAAAGCTTTCCATATGCTGCAATGTTAAAGAATACCAAGTCACCTGATGGATATGATCTAAATGGTGAGGGTGCCTGGACACAGAATGGAGTTGTGATGACAAAGTCAGGTCAGGCAGGTCTTGCTGTTGCTCAAGTTATTGGTGGAGAGAATCCGGGTGAAAGAGCAGATTTATTTCTTAGATTGAATGAGTACAGGAGAAGCAAGGGATTGCCGGAGATGGTAGTAAGTAATGAACTTATGGCTGCAGCACAGCTAAGAGCCGGTGAGAGTGCAGTTTCATTCGCACATACCAGACCTGATGGTCAGGATTTTTATACAGTTTCTAATATAACAGATCATTATGTCGGAGTATCAGAGATATTGACAATGGACAATACATCTTCTACAGAGATTAAGATTACATCATTCAAGAATTCACCTAAACACAATGAGCTTATGCTACAGAGTGAAAACTTTATCGAAAATCTTCCGGCTTCTACAATATATGCAGGAGTAGGATATTATTACAGCAATGGATATTATTATGTGGCAATGTTGTTTGGACATCAAAAATAG
- the aroA gene encoding 3-phosphoshikimate 1-carboxyvinyltransferase has translation MIKGRLRVPGDKSISHRAVMFGSISKGITRITGFLNGADCISTISIFKKMGIDIEMNGTSVIVKGNGLHGLKRPDSILDCGNSGTTTRLVSGILSAQNFTSILTGDKSIQKRPMNRIINPLSLMGANIESNVGFAPLTITGSSLHGIEYNSPVASAQVKSAILLAGLYADSKTTVTEPAKSRDHTELMLRKFGANLITDKNTVTISPTTELFASDIEVPSDISSAAFFMAAAILVLGSELILENVGINPTRDGIIRVLKSMGADIEIINPSNTFEPVADIKVCYSKLHSTTISGELIPTLIDELPLLAAVATMAEGKTIIKDAQELKVKESNRIKVMCEELSKLGVKVLETDDGMEIIGTDRLSGNVTIDTHDDHRIAMTFAILNLISDGEIKLNNSKCVEISYPGFFCDLKNINI, from the coding sequence ATGATAAAGGGTAGATTAAGAGTTCCCGGAGATAAATCCATCTCCCATAGAGCTGTGATGTTTGGATCTATATCAAAGGGAATTACAAGAATAACAGGATTTTTAAACGGTGCCGACTGTATTTCGACTATTTCAATTTTTAAAAAAATGGGAATAGATATTGAAATGAATGGAACTTCAGTTATAGTCAAAGGTAACGGACTACATGGATTGAAAAGACCTGACAGTATACTGGATTGTGGTAATAGTGGTACTACAACCAGGCTTGTAAGTGGTATATTGTCTGCACAAAACTTTACATCTATACTTACAGGTGATAAGTCTATACAAAAAAGACCTATGAACAGAATAATAAATCCACTTTCCTTGATGGGTGCCAATATAGAGAGCAATGTGGGTTTTGCACCACTTACTATTACAGGCAGCTCTTTGCATGGCATAGAGTACAATTCTCCTGTAGCAAGTGCACAAGTAAAATCAGCAATACTTCTTGCAGGTCTTTATGCAGATTCAAAAACCACTGTAACAGAGCCTGCCAAATCAAGAGATCACACAGAACTAATGCTTAGAAAATTTGGTGCAAATTTAATTACAGATAAAAATACTGTAACCATAAGTCCTACCACTGAGCTTTTTGCAAGTGATATAGAGGTGCCTTCTGATATATCTTCTGCTGCATTTTTTATGGCTGCCGCTATACTTGTACTGGGTTCAGAGCTAATACTTGAAAATGTAGGCATAAACCCTACTAGAGACGGTATAATAAGGGTGTTAAAGTCTATGGGTGCTGATATTGAGATTATAAATCCATCAAATACATTTGAGCCTGTAGCAGATATAAAAGTATGTTATTCAAAACTACACTCAACTACTATTAGTGGAGAACTTATTCCTACGCTTATAGATGAACTACCACTTCTTGCAGCTGTGGCTACTATGGCTGAAGGTAAAACTATTATAAAAGATGCACAGGAGCTTAAGGTAAAGGAGTCCAATCGAATCAAAGTAATGTGTGAGGAGTTAAGTAAACTTGGTGTAAAGGTATTGGAAACTGATGATGGTATGGAAATTATTGGTACTGACAGGCTATCCGGAAATGTCACTATAGATACACATGATGACCATAGGATTGCCATGACTTTTGCTATACTTAATTTAATATCTGATGGAGAGATAAAGCTTAATAATAGTAAATGTGTGGAAATCTCCTATCCGGGATTTTTCTGTGATTTAAAAAATATAAATATATAA
- a CDS encoding prephenate dehydrogenase produces MHYNNIAFIGFGLIGGSIARAIRKYKPESKIYAYANNTSQLLKGKNDGVIDIILKEIDDSLTECDIIFLCAPVEFNEEYLAKIKPFIRKDSIITDVGSTKSSIHNLAKELDLDDIFIGGHPMAGSEKTGYEASDALLLENAYYMITPSSKTCNKKLEALKSIIEMIKSIPFIIDYQKHDKVVATVSHLPHILAATLVNLVKDNDYEDEVMKRVAAGGFKDITRIASASPIMWEQICIVNAEPIDAMLLKYIDMLKEVHSQLTSRSGIYINNMFEKSGEYRNSFDSNSRGVLISKHDISVHIQDKPGAISIISAILAANSISIKNIGINHNREKGEGALNISFYDADSCEMASKLLKEYNYRVI; encoded by the coding sequence ATGCATTATAATAATATAGCTTTTATAGGTTTTGGACTAATAGGTGGTTCTATTGCCAGAGCAATCAGAAAATATAAACCGGAATCAAAAATATATGCATATGCAAATAATACTTCTCAGCTGCTAAAAGGGAAAAATGATGGAGTTATTGATATTATCTTAAAAGAAATTGATGATAGTCTTACTGAATGTGATATCATATTTTTATGTGCACCTGTGGAATTTAACGAGGAATATCTTGCAAAAATAAAGCCCTTTATAAGAAAAGACTCCATAATCACCGATGTAGGCTCTACCAAATCATCCATACATAATTTAGCAAAAGAGCTTGATCTTGATGATATATTTATAGGTGGGCATCCTATGGCAGGCTCAGAAAAAACCGGCTATGAGGCTTCTGATGCTCTACTTTTAGAAAATGCCTATTATATGATTACTCCATCATCTAAAACTTGTAATAAGAAGCTGGAAGCATTAAAGAGTATTATTGAAATGATAAAATCCATTCCATTTATAATAGATTATCAAAAACATGATAAGGTTGTAGCAACAGTAAGTCATCTGCCACATATACTTGCAGCCACTTTGGTAAACCTTGTAAAGGACAATGACTATGAAGATGAGGTAATGAAAAGAGTTGCTGCCGGCGGCTTTAAAGATATAACAAGAATCGCCTCAGCATCTCCAATTATGTGGGAGCAGATTTGCATAGTTAATGCCGAACCTATAGATGCAATGCTTCTCAAATATATAGATATGCTAAAAGAGGTGCATTCACAACTTACAAGCAGATCAGGTATTTATATAAATAATATGTTTGAAAAATCAGGAGAATACAGAAATTCTTTTGATTCAAACAGTAGAGGAGTCCTTATTTCAAAGCATGATATAAGTGTGCATATACAGGATAAACCCGGAGCAATATCTATAATCTCTGCAATACTGGCTGCAAACTCTATCAGTATCAAGAATATAGGTATCAATCATAATAGAGAAAAGGGTGAGGGTGCACTCAATATCTCATTCTATGATGCAGACTCATGTGAAATGGCAAGTAAATTGTTGAAAGAATATAATTATAGAGTAATCTAA
- a CDS encoding elongation factor G, with protein MKVYETKQIRNVALLGHGGSGKTTVAEAMSFVAGNISKMGSISSGNTISDYDKEEIKRGFSISTSLVPVEYEGETGSVKINLLDTPGYFDFVGEVEEAISAADAAIIVVNCKAGIEVGTVKAWELCEEYGLPRLFFVTNMDDDKASYRELLLKLETRFGRKVAPFHLPIRENEKFVGFVNVVKMKGRRFTNLSDYVECEIPDYVEANLKIAREALMEAVAETSEEYMERYLSGEEFTDEEVATALKENICNGDIVPVMMGSGVDAQGFKALMMAIEKYFPSPDYKECVGVDVSNGEHFTAKYNKEVSLSARVFKTIVDPFIGKYSLVKVCTGTLKPDSAIYNVGKETDEKSGKIYVLRGKSAIEVPELVAGDIGAMAKLSVTTTGDTIALKNAPILYHGPKISSPYTCMRYKIVNKGEEDKLSSGLSRLMEEDLTLKHVNDTSNRQTLLYGIGDQQLEVVVSKLLDRYKVKIELSRPKVAFKETIRQKVEAAGRYKKQSGGHGQFGDVKMSFEPSGDLEKAYVFEETVFGGSVPKNYFPAVEKGVAECCIKGPLAAYPVVGVKAVLLDGSYHPVDSSEMAFKMAATIAFKDGFMKAAPVLLEPIYTVSVIVPDKFTGDVMGDLNKRRGRVLGMESINHGKQIIKADVPMLELFGYNTELRSMTGGMGVFSYEFARYEQTPGDIQKKEVEARASKLDGDID; from the coding sequence ATGAAAGTTTATGAAACTAAACAGATTCGTAATGTTGCATTACTTGGCCATGGAGGCTCGGGTAAGACTACGGTGGCAGAGGCTATGAGCTTTGTTGCAGGAAATATTTCCAAGATGGGAAGCATTTCAAGCGGAAATACCATCAGCGACTATGACAAGGAAGAGATAAAAAGAGGCTTTTCCATAAGTACTTCTTTAGTTCCGGTAGAATATGAAGGTGAAACCGGAAGTGTAAAGATAAATCTTTTGGATACTCCGGGATATTTCGATTTTGTTGGTGAGGTAGAGGAAGCTATATCTGCAGCAGATGCTGCCATTATAGTAGTCAACTGCAAGGCGGGAATCGAAGTAGGTACAGTCAAGGCATGGGAGTTGTGTGAAGAGTATGGATTGCCTAGACTGTTCTTTGTAACAAATATGGATGATGATAAGGCGAGCTATCGTGAACTGCTTTTGAAGCTTGAAACACGCTTTGGAAGAAAAGTGGCTCCATTCCATCTTCCAATAAGAGAGAATGAAAAATTCGTAGGATTTGTAAATGTTGTAAAGATGAAGGGTAGAAGATTTACAAATCTTTCAGACTATGTAGAGTGTGAAATACCTGACTATGTTGAAGCTAACCTTAAAATTGCAAGGGAAGCTCTTATGGAAGCAGTAGCCGAGACAAGTGAAGAGTATATGGAGAGATATCTCTCAGGAGAAGAGTTCACTGATGAAGAGGTAGCAACAGCACTCAAAGAGAATATTTGTAATGGAGATATTGTGCCGGTAATGATGGGTTCAGGTGTAGATGCACAGGGATTTAAGGCACTTATGATGGCTATTGAAAAGTATTTCCCATCTCCGGATTACAAAGAGTGTGTTGGTGTTGATGTAAGCAACGGAGAGCATTTTACAGCAAAATATAATAAAGAAGTATCACTTTCTGCAAGAGTATTTAAGACAATCGTAGATCCGTTTATAGGCAAGTATTCACTTGTTAAGGTTTGTACAGGTACTTTAAAGCCTGATAGTGCAATCTATAATGTTGGTAAGGAAACAGACGAAAAGTCCGGGAAAATATATGTACTTAGAGGAAAGAGTGCTATAGAAGTGCCGGAGCTTGTAGCAGGTGATATAGGTGCTATGGCAAAACTCAGTGTAACAACTACAGGAGATACTATTGCGCTTAAGAATGCACCTATACTCTATCATGGACCTAAGATCTCATCACCATATACTTGTATGAGATATAAGATAGTAAACAAGGGCGAGGAGGATAAACTCTCATCAGGTTTATCAAGACTTATGGAAGAGGATTTAACTCTAAAACATGTGAATGATACATCAAACAGACAGACTCTTCTATACGGAATAGGCGATCAACAGCTTGAAGTTGTAGTAAGCAAGCTTTTAGATAGATATAAAGTAAAGATAGAACTTTCAAGACCTAAAGTAGCTTTCAAAGAGACTATCAGACAGAAAGTAGAGGCTGCAGGAAGATATAAGAAGCAATCAGGTGGACATGGTCAATTTGGTGATGTTAAGATGAGCTTTGAGCCTTCAGGAGATCTTGAGAAAGCATATGTATTTGAGGAGACTGTATTTGGTGGTTCAGTACCGAAGAACTATTTCCCGGCAGTAGAAAAGGGAGTGGCAGAGTGCTGTATTAAGGGGCCTTTAGCTGCATATCCTGTAGTAGGTGTTAAGGCTGTGCTTCTTGACGGTTCATACCACCCGGTTGACTCATCTGAGATGGCATTTAAGATGGCAGCTACTATTGCATTCAAAGACGGATTTATGAAGGCTGCTCCTGTACTATTAGAGCCTATTTACACAGTAAGTGTTATAGTACCTGATAAGTTTACAGGTGATGTTATGGGAGATCTTAATAAGAGACGCGGTAGAGTTCTGGGAATGGAGTCTATCAATCATGGTAAGCAAATCATAAAGGCAGATGTGCCTATGTTGGAACTTTTCGGATATAATACAGAGCTTCGTTCTATGACAGGAGGTATGGGAGTATTCAGCTATGAATTTGCCAGATATGAGCAGACTCCGGGTGATATTCAGAAGAAGGAAGTTGAAGCCAGAGCAAGCAAATTGGATGGTGATATTGATTAA
- a CDS encoding sortase B protein-sorting domain-containing protein → MHLSSLKKAILTLGLTLGVVSGSIVAFGAPSQIVIPGKAAAVESVKNDINIETPSKIVVEEKTDAVEENNTYFKTPSQIVIPGKTVIVEPVKKATASTATPSAATPSIATRSTASKSSSGSGSSYGGGSVRSVTTSNTNTNPANTTTQGPGSNVTNANPSNTNNVAPANTNNNGATKADVTGANRGKLNVPKTADASAMGLYTALLGLSTIGGAFVVATKKKEN, encoded by the coding sequence ATGCATTTATCATCACTCAAAAAAGCAATATTAACATTAGGTTTAACCCTAGGGGTAGTTTCAGGAAGCATCGTTGCTTTTGGCGCTCCATCACAGATAGTAATACCGGGAAAGGCTGCTGCTGTAGAATCTGTTAAAAATGATATAAATATTGAAACCCCATCAAAGATAGTAGTAGAGGAAAAGACTGATGCTGTGGAGGAGAATAATACATATTTTAAAACTCCATCACAGATAGTAATACCGGGAAAGACTGTTATTGTAGAGCCTGTTAAAAAGGCTACAGCTTCTACTGCAACACCATCTGCTGCAACACCATCTATTGCAACTCGTTCAACTGCATCAAAATCTTCAAGCGGTTCAGGGTCATCATATGGAGGCGGAAGTGTAAGATCTGTTACAACGTCTAACACAAATACAAACCCTGCAAACACTACAACACAGGGACCTGGAAGCAATGTAACAAATGCAAATCCTTCTAATACTAACAATGTAGCACCGGCAAATACAAACAACAATGGTGCAACAAAGGCGGATGTAACAGGTGCTAACCGTGGTAAGTTAAATGTTCCAAAGACAGCTGATGCTTCAGCAATGGGACTTTATACAGCATTACTTGGACTTTCAACTATAGGTGGTGCATTTGTAGTAGCTACAAAGAAAAAAGAGAACTAA